Genomic window (Flavobacteriales bacterium):
ATGCTCCCGCAAGGTTCTCGGCGGTGGCTTCCTTGGGCAATTCCGGCTCCGCTATGGGCGCGGCAACCAAGACGAACGGTGCTTCGGTCGCTTCAGGCACGGTTCTCACCACCCGCAATGGCGCAGGTTCCGCCACACGATTGGCCAGGTCGAAGAGCGCCTCTCGCGAAGGCAAATGCGCTGCGGCGGTGCGGAGGGTCTCATCGGCCAGTACCTGCCCGCTGAGCTGCTCGCCAGCGGCATGCAGCAGCCGCGCGCCGCTGAACCAGGGGTATTGCTGCGCCATGGCCTTCAGGTCGTTCAGGTCCTCGTGGACCATGCGGCCGGGCTCTTCCAGCAGTCGTGTCAGGCGCTCACGTTCCATCACCAGTTCCCCAAAGTGCGATCGAAGATATCCTGCGCCAGCTGCCTGCCTATTTCGATGACCAATTGGCTCTCTACAACCGTGAGGTCCTGGCTGCTGCTGTAGTCGGCGAATCGGCTCACGGTGAACTCCGTGTTCTTCTTCGGCTCTAAGGTGTTCACGAAAGTGATCGATGCCGTGACCGTGAGCCGGTTCAGCGCAGCGGTCTCGCTGGCTTGGATGCTGACCGGCTGCACATCGTAACCGGTGATGCTGCCGCTGTACTGAACGTCGCCTTCGCGCTGTGCGAGTTTCAAGCGCGTCTGCGCGAGCAGCAGGTCGCGCACGGTCTCCGTGATGCCTTGGGCAGCCGAGGGCGTGGCCAGGGGTGCGCGAGTCTCGAAGAGATCCACGCTCACGGTGCGGGCATTGCCGGCGTCTCCTCCGGAAAAGGAATAATTCACGCTGCAGGAGGGCAGGAGGCAAGAGGCAAGGGCAGGAAGCAGAAGCCACCTTCGACAACTGGCAACCTTCAACCTGCAACCTGTGGTTCTCAGGCCTTGCGAAGCGGCACCCCCCAACCATTCTACCTGCAACCTCATATGCCGTACTCCTTGATCTTGCGATACAGCGTGCGTTCGCTGATGCCGAGTTCATTCGCTGCCGCTTTGCGCCGATTGCGATGCTTGGCCAGGGCTTTAACGATCAGTTCCTTTTCCTTCTCGGTGAGGCTGAGGGTCTCTTCAACCTCGGAATGCTCGATATCCTCTTCGGACGCTCGTGAAGCGGGAACGATGCTCACGGTGCCGTAGGCAGGCTGCGGTGCATGCGGCAGCAGGATCTCCTCGCGCTGCATGCCGGTCATCATGGCCGGCAATGGCTGTCCTCCAGCCAGCACGTTCACTTTTTCCTTCAGCGCATTCAGGTCGCTCTTCATATCGAAGAGGAACTTGAAGATCAATTCGCGCTCGCTCACGCTGTCGCCATGGCCGCCGTTCGCGGATCCACTCAGGGGCACCAGCGCCGTACTCTCATCCGGCAAGTAGCTGCGCAGTGTGGCTGAGTCGATCTCGCGGGCGCGCTCGATCACGCTGATCTGTTCCACGATGTTGCGGAGCTGCCGCACGTTGCCGGGCCAGCGGTATTGGACGAGCAATTGCTGGGCATCCTCGCGCAGGGCGATCGGCGGGGCCTTGTACTTCGAGGCGGCCTGCTGCGCGAACCAGCGGAAGAGCAGATGGATGTCCTCTTTCCTGTCGCGCAGCGCAGGCATGTGGATGGGCACCGTGTTGAGGCGGTAGAAGAGGTCCTCACGGAAGATGCCGCGCGCCACGGCCTGCAGCATGTTCACGTTGGTTGCGGCCACCACGCGCACATTGGTCTTCTGCGGTTTGCTGCTGCCTACTCGGATGAA
Coding sequences:
- a CDS encoding LptE family protein codes for the protein MNYSFSGGDAGNARTVSVDLFETRAPLATPSAAQGITETVRDLLLAQTRLKLAQREGDVQYSGSITGYDVQPVSIQASETAALNRLTVTASITFVNTLEPKKNTEFTVSRFADYSSSQDLTVVESQLVIEIGRQLAQDIFDRTLGNW
- a CDS encoding sigma-54-dependent Fis family transcriptional regulator, producing MNVQAVKQRFEIIGASPLLDRAIEIAVQVAPTDLSVLVQGESGTGKEVMSKIIHAHSARKHGPYHAVNCGAIPEGTIDSELFGHEKGSFTGAHEARKGYFETANNGTLFLDEVGELPLSTQVRLLRVLEAGEFIRVGSSKPQKTNVRVVAATNVNMLQAVARGIFREDLFYRLNTVPIHMPALRDRKEDIHLLFRWFAQQAASKYKAPPIALREDAQQLLVQYRWPGNVRQLRNIVEQISVIERAREIDSATLRSYLPDESTALVPLSGSANGGHGDSVSERELIFKFLFDMKSDLNALKEKVNVLAGGQPLPAMMTGMQREEILLPHAPQPAYGTVSIVPASRASEEDIEHSEVEETLSLTEKEKELIVKALAKHRNRRKAAANELGISERTLYRKIKEYGI